TTCCACTTGATGGTACTCTTGAAACATATGTTCACATAGTTTGTAAAAAGCCTTATTGTGCTCTTTTTCTTTAAAATGAGCAAGTTCATGAACAACTATCATTTGTAAAAACTCTTGGGGTGCATTTTTAAACAGTGATGATACACGTATCTCATTCTTTGCTTTGAGTTTTGAGCCTTGTACACGAGATATAAAATGGTGTGTCCCCAAAGCATTATGTATAACATTGATTTTTCCATCATATACTGCTTTAGAAAGTGGAGCTGTTTTTTTCATATACTCGTTTTTCATCTCTTGCACATATGAAAACAAGGCCTTATCGTTTTTATAGCTATGAGCTATTGGGTACTTACTCGTTAAATAGCTCTCCAATTTGTTTGCATCTATAAGTTTTTGTACCTGCTGTTGAATAGCTTGGGGATAATGGTTTATATATTTTAGTTTTTTCATTTTGTAGCTTTCGTTAAAAAGGCATTGATCTGGTTTGCAAAAAGTTCGGCATCTTTACTGGAAAATGGCTTAGGCCCTTTTGTTATTTCCCCACTCTCACGAATCTTCTCCATCAAATTTCTCATTGCTAGATACTGCTTAATATTATCGACACTATACAGTTCCCCTCTATGATCTATTGCATGAGCATTTTTGGAGATTGTTCTGTCTGCTAAAGGAATATCTGCTGTGATCACCAAGTCTCCTTCTTCTAACATCTCTACAATTTTATTGTCAGCTTCATCTGCTCCTACATCTACGATCATATACTCAACAAGATTTGACTTACCTATATTTATCTTTTTATTTGCAACAACAATAGTTTCAATCTTTAAACGCTCGATCTGCTTTAAAAGTATAGGTTTCAGCAGATTTGGAAAAGCATCACCGTCTACATATATTTTGAACATCAATCAACTCCAGTTTTTCTTGTCGGCTTAGTTGCTTGATCGCATATTCCCGTTTTGTAGCATCTACCCTGTCGTCACAATTTTCATAGTAAACAAGCTCCAC
Above is a window of Sulfurimonas marina DNA encoding:
- a CDS encoding YaiI/YqxD family protein — its product is MFKIYVDGDAFPNLLKPILLKQIERLKIETIVVANKKINIGKSNLVEYMIVDVGADEADNKIVEMLEEGDLVITADIPLADRTISKNAHAIDHRGELYSVDNIKQYLAMRNLMEKIRESGEITKGPKPFSSKDAELFANQINAFLTKATK
- a CDS encoding YgjP-like metallopeptidase domain-containing protein, whose translation is MKKLKYINHYPQAIQQQVQKLIDANKLESYLTSKYPIAHSYKNDKALFSYVQEMKNEYMKKTAPLSKAVYDGKINVIHNALGTHHFISRVQGSKLKAKNEIRVSSLFKNAPQEFLQMIVVHELAHFKEKEHNKAFYKLCEHMFQEYHQVEFDLRLYLTQIDLNGKITSWN